The Solanum lycopersicum chromosome 9, SLM_r2.1 genome window below encodes:
- the LOC101260762 gene encoding E3 ubiquitin-protein ligase CIP8: MAEAPSVPAPTGSDPDYWCYQCETRVAVETLPDLPADVICNNCKSGFVESIPSRVVSVSPVTASTDQIDDPAFGNQFIQVLRLIAEAALDNDAPPPPPSEHADPSDDDFLRVELDGWGNDEEEEEDDDEEEEEDDDNGIGVRIGDDRENRGNRSQSEDDDDDDVDDDEEVENRDDDEEDLRRRRRDVLRLRLRDFAARAANRRNRILDWAEILMGLEDHSIELRLQVPDGDGYVGNPGDYVDAEGYEALLQTLAESDGGGRRGAPPASKSAIEGLNTLVIKEEQEVMACAICKDVVNVGEMAKNLPCGHGYHDDCIVQWLGSRNSCPVCRFELPTDDPEYEEERKKRGACVTSSGSSSSSEAPGAAAAADDSSPSCL, translated from the coding sequence ATGGCCGAGGCCCCTTCAGTCCCTGCACCAACCGGGTCGGATCCTGATTACTGGTGCTACCAGTGTGAGACACGAGTTGCCGTCGAAACCCTACCCGATCTCCCCGCCGATGTCATTTGTAACAACTGTAAGAGTGGCTTCGTCGAGTCCATACCCTCACGTGTTGTATCTGTCTCACCGGTGACGGCGTCTACTGATCAGATCGATGACCCTGCTTTCGGCAATCAGTTCATCCAGGTTCTCCGCCTCATAGCTGAGGCGGCGCTTGACAACGACGCGCCCCCTCCCCCGCCTTCTGAGCACGCTGATCCTTCCGATGACGATTTCCTCCGTGTCGAGCTGGACGGTTGGGGAAACGacgaagaggaggaggaggatgatgatgaagaggaggaggaggatgaTGATAATGGAATCGGGGTTAGAATTGGCGATGACAGAGAAAATCGCGGGAATCGAAGCCAATCTGaggatgacgatgatgatgatgttgatgatgatgaagaagttGAGAATAGGGATGATGATGAAGAGGATCTTCGGAGAAGGCGGAGGGATGTGCTACGTCTCCGGCTACGTGACTTCGCCGCCAGAGCTGCCAATCGGCGAAACCGGATTCTGGACTGGGCAGAGATTCTGATGGGACTGGAAGACCACTCTATTGAGCTCCGGTTACAAGTTCCTGATGGCGATGGCTACGTCGGGAACCCTGGAGACTATGTGGACGCAGAGGGTTATGAAGCTTTACTGCAAACCCTAGCCGAGAGTGATGGTGGTGGAAGACGAGGAGCTCCACCAGCTTCCAAGAGTGCAATTGAGGGTCTCAATACATTGGTGATCAAGGAAGAGCAGGAGGTAATGGCATGTGCCATTTGTAAAGATGTAGTGAATGTGGGCGAAATGGCTAAGAATTTGCCCTGTGGTCATGGTTACCATGATGATTGTATAGTTCAATGGTTGGGTTCAAGGAATTCTTGTCCCGTCTGTAGGTTTGAATTGCCCACAGATGATCCTGAATACGAAGAGGAGCGCAAGAAGCGAGGAGCATGTGTTACTAGCAGTGGTTCTTCGAGCTCAAGTGAGGCGCCAGGTGCTGCCGCTGCTGCTGATGATAGTAGTCCTAGTTGCCTTTGA
- the LOC101259880 gene encoding protein NETWORKED 3C codes for MVEAKDKLSSHWWWLDSQKKGTLNRSPWLQSTLSELDEKTESMLRIVEQDADSFAQRAEMYYKKRPQLINMVEDFYKTHRLLAEKYDQIKSESGTRLMTQPWMSPLSFTKYHPQKTLMSATEISYDSYSEIFDPESELSDNMSEVEDPDLEEEEEEIQTPKSEKETMEVSSGFSVKNDEVVKLMEEIEKLKEENRVQQELLSQKDEEKREVIRQLSLAMDLLREENIMLRKKSVATPKSSPKKENIFEYKTLKEGFRKASSSPKKESVIELKTFKDGFWKRLFN; via the exons ATGGTTGAGGCAAAGGATAAGCTATCGTCGCACTGGTGGTGGCTGGACAGTCAGAAGAAGGGAACGCTAAATCGTTCACCATGGCTTCAATCAACTCTCTCGG AACTAGATGAGAAGACTGAGTCCATGCTGAGGATAGTTGAACAAGATGCAGATTCCTTCGCCCAAAGAGCAGAGATGTATTACAAGAAGCGTCCTCAGCTCATTAACATGGTTGAGGATTTCTACAAGACCCATCGCTTGTTAGCTGAGAAGTATGATCAAATCAAGAGTGAATCTGGTACTCGTCTTATGACACAACCGTGGATGTCTCCATTGTCTTTCACCAAGTATCATCCACAAAAGACACTGATGAGCGCCACTGAAATATCATATGACAGCTATTCAGAGATATTTGACCCTGAGTCTGAGTTATCAGATAATATGTCTGAGGTTGAGGATCCTGAcctagaagaagaagaagaagaaatacaaACGCCCAAATCAGAGAAGGAAACAATGGAAGTATCAAGTGGCTTTAGCGTCAAAAATGATGAAGTTGTGAAGCTGATGGAGGAAATTGAGAAGCTGAAAGAAGAAAACAGAGTTCAACAGGAGCTTCTATCGCAGAAAGATGAAGAGAAAAGAGAGGTCATCAGGCAGCTCAGTTTAGCTATGGATTTGCTGAGGGAGGAAAACATTATGCTGAGGAAGAAGAGTGTTGCTACGCCAAAATCATCTCCAAAGAAGGAAAACATCTTCGAGTACAAGACACTAAAAGAAGGGTTCCGGAAAGCATCATCATCTCCAAAGAAGGAAAGCGTCATTGAGCTCAAGACATTCAAGGACGGGTTCTGGAAGAGGCTCTTCAATTGA